The genomic segment GATGCGTTTTATGCTTCTGTAGAACAAAGAGATAATCCGAGTTATCAGGGCAAACCAATCATTGTTGGAGGTCCTCCGGATTCCAGGGGAGTTGTATGCGCTGCAAGTTATGAGGCAAGAAAATTCGGAGTTCGATCCGCAATGCCTTGTTCTCAAGCAGCAAGGCTTTGTCCTTCCGGGATTTTTGTAACTCCTCGTTTCGAAGCATACAGAAAAGTATCTTCCAAAATCAGACAGATCTTTTTAGAATACACTGACCTTGTAGAGATGCTTTCCTTAGACGAGGCATTTTTAGACGTCACTGAAAATAAGAAAAATATTCCCTATGCGAGTGAGGTTGCCAAAGCAATTCGAGAAAAAATTTTCGAAGAGACTCAGTTAACTGCATCTGCAGGAGTTTCGATTAATAAATTTTTAGCCAAGATTGCAACGGACCAAAATAAACCTAATGGAATGACAATCGTTCGTCCTGAACAAATCGAAAAGTTTATAGATTCATTAGATGTTTCTGTATTTCCGGGGATCGGAAAAGTTACATTAAAAAAAATGCATGCACTTGGGATTAAAAAAGGAAAAGATCTAAAAGAAAAAAGTTTGGAGATGTTAGGCCAAAATTTTGGTAAATCAGGTCGCTGGTTCTTTGCTGTTTGTAGAGGCTTGGACGATAGACCTGTAGAACCTTTTAGGGAAAGAAAATCCTTAGGTGCAGAATCTACTTTTGCTAAAGATCTTGAAAATAGCTCTGAGATATTTAGGGAGCTTTCGGACATTGCAGAAGAACTAGAAAGACGGCTTTTACAAAAATCTTTTCCAGGAAAAACAATCACTCTCAAAGTAAAATTTTCAGACTTCACACAAAAGACCAGAAGTATTACCGAAGATTATTCCTATATGGATAAAAATGAACTATATCGGATCGGATCCAAACTTTTGGAAGAATTCATATTGGAATCTGGCAAATCTATTTTTCCGATCCGTCTATTAGGCTTAAGTCTTTCTCATCCGGAAAGTATTTCTAAAAATTCACAAACCAAGATTGAAGACGAAGAAGATCTATTTCCTTCTTTATTTTAAACTATTTAGAGGTATCTCCATCTATCCCAGAAGGCACTAGGTTTGCGATTCCCTGTCTGAGATTTGCCCATTCTTGCCTGCATTTTTTGTCTGAATCTTTCTCTTCATTATAATGAAGCATAGATCTTCCTGCTGCAAGTCCTGCTAGTTTAGAATTATCGAATATTTTCCAGGCTATACTTAATATGAACAACCCTACAAATGGGAGAGCAATCTTTAAGATCCCATGATGTTTGGAATCCATAATCGATCCTAAAAATGTGCAAATAGAGCCGATGCTGAATAGATACCAACCTATATAAAAATAATCTTCTGCGATCTCGGAAGCATTATTGATCATATATCTACAGAAGGATCCATCCATCTCTAATAATTCTTTTTTTCCCGAAGGAAGAATGTTTTCTATAAACGGTTTTTCTAATCTAGATTTTCCCAAATAAGGTTGGATCTCTAAGAACAGATTGATCCCCAAATATAACATTCCAATGAAGAAGAGTATAAAAAAAGGTCTGTATAAAAGTTTGGTCCTTTCTGTAGATCTATAGAGTTCCAATTCGGACTCTGGGACTCCCATCTTTTTGGAAATTCTATCCTTGTATTGTTGGAAGGCTAGGTTATCCATAAAAGGAATATAATCCGTAGCAGGAAGAGAATCTTTTGTTTCTTTACTTTGAAGCCAAACATTTACTTCGTTTAAGGCTTTGGTTTTAGAAACCTTGAAATAGGGAAAAATAAGACGGATCAGAAACATATTGTTTTCCTAATGTATAAAATCAGCAAATGGATTGGCTGGTCAGATTAGGAAATCTTTAAGATGTATGCAAGGCGATTTTCAGGGTCCAGAAAGTGGAAAAGATCAAAACTTCTCTAAAATAGCTAAAATTTCTTTCCCATATTGTCTAACTTTGGCTTCTCCCATACCTTTGATTGCCATTAGATCCTCTAGGCTTTCTGGTCTTTGGGAGACGATCCGAACAAGTACAGGGTTTTGGATCACCATAAACTTCTTCCATTTATTGCGTCTCGCGATCCTGTCTCTGAAATTTTTAAGTTCGTTCAGGATGAGTTTATCCCCGCTAAGTGGAACTTTTTTACGAGGTTTTTCCGGATCATCAAAAGATGCTTTAGGTTTTCCGAATGCAGTTAGATAAATTTTAGGATATTTATCTCCTTTGATGGATAGTTTTTTGCCCTTCTGCCAATCTTCTAAAAGTTTTAGAATAGATTCTTCAGGAACATGCTTTAAAGAAGAATAATATTCAGATTTATCTAATCTTCTGCGAAGTATGTCCTTGGATTTTGCTCCTCTTAATGTTCCTGCGATGATCTTTTTGCCAAATTTTGCAGGATACTCTGAGATTAATCCTTCGATCGATTTGATCTCATCTGGGTCGAAGATATGTGATTCTTTCTCCTTTTTTTTCTCTGCCTTTAATCTTTCTCTTTCAGTGTAAGCAAGTCTTGCAGAATGAGAGGACGCAGAGTCGGCGCAAGTGTCGCAGGAACCACAATTAGATATTTCTTCTCCGAAATAATCACATAAAATTTTTTGTCTGCAATCAGGAGAACTTACGTAAGATTTTACATGGGAGAGTAGAGTTTCTCCCCCCTTATAATTTGCTTCCTTGGATAAAAGAAAACTTTGGACGCTTAAGTCCCCAGGTAAGAAGAATAATACACAATCCGAATTTTTACCGTCTCTTCCTGCTCTTCCAGCTTCTTGGTAATAACTTTCGAGAGAAGAAGGCACCTGATAATGAAGAACCAACCTAACATTCGGACTATCTAATCCCATTCCGAATGCATTTGTGGCTACGAGTATATTCGTTTTTCCGGATGAATATCCTTCTTGTGCTTTTTCTCTACTGGAATCGGTTCTTCCAGCGTGATACTTTCCTACTTTGTATCCTGATTTGCGTAGAAGTTCATAAATTTCGTCCACTTTTGCGCGAGTTGAGCAGTAGATGATTACTTTTCCAGAAACTGATTTTTGAAAATTACCCTTTTCTAATATTTCTAAAAGTAAATTTTCTTTTTCTCTTTCTGAGTCTGGGTATACCACTGAAAATTTTAAATTTTCTCTGGCATATGTTCCCTGTACATGTAAAGGGAGTTTTAATCCTAAACTATCTGAGATATCCTTTTTGACCCTATCGGTCGCGGTAGCAGTAAGGGCAACCCAAGGAGTCCCTTCTTGTAAATAAGAACGTAATGTATGAAGTTTTCTGTATTCAGGACGGAAATCATGTCCCCATTGTGAGACACAATGTGCCTCGTCGACTGCCATCAAACTTACTGGAAGTTTTGGAAGTAGATTTAAAAAAGAACGTGAGACTGCTCGTTCAGGAGAAATATATAATATTCTAATCTTTCCCGTGGCTGCAGAAGATAATACTCTGACTTGTTCTAAATCATCTTGAGTCGAGTTGCAATAAGCAGCTTGGATCCCTCTTGCCTTTAATCCATCTACTTGGTCTTTCATGAGTGCGATCAATGGAGAAATTACTACCGTAAGAGAATTAGATTCTGCAAAAGAAGGTAATTGGTAGATGAGCGATTTTCCTCCGCCTGTAGGAAGAATTGCGAGTACATCTTTTTTTCCCAATAATGATTGGACTGCTTCCCATTGGCCTTGCCTGAATTGGGAGAACCCGAAATGGGTATGTAGGATCTTTTTCCAATCCTCTATCGAAGAGGAGACTGTTCCAGTGTTTGCAGACAAGTTGAAACTTCTTCCTTAATCTAGATTTCGGATTTTGCGGTATAGAAATCTTGAGGGATGCAGAGAGGAGTACAAGCTATTTTCGATAGATAAAGGTTCGTTTAAAAGAATCTCCGCCAAAATTTCCCCTCCCAATAGGGAAGTCAAAACTCCCCTGGATCCCAAGCCACCGAACACAAACAGGTTTTTTTGCGGTTCTAAAAAAGGGAATTCTTTCTTCCTATTTTTTGCGAGACCCATACCGGAGTATATTTTTCGAAAAGGCTCCGGAGAATGGACTGGGCCCAGGATTGGAAATCGATCTGGAGTTTGGGATCGAATCCCAACGAAATCGGAGCGAATATTGATCTGTTTCCAGTGGACACCTAGAAATGTCTTTTGAGAATATTCTAAAATTTCCTCTCTATCTTTAGTTCTCGGATTTGGATCTAATTCGAATTCATCAAATGTAGAGCCGTTTACTCTGATCCCATTTTTAGAAGGAGTCAGATATTTTTCTCCCACATAGATGGGATCTTTTTCGGATTCTATATTCTGATCTTCTAATATTTCTAATTGTCCTCTAACGGACCTAAGGGAGAAGGGCGACTCTTTCCATAATCCTTGTAATAAACTTTCTATCCCGAAAGAATTTGCTAAGATTAAAACTTCTGTCTTACTTAAAATTTCTTTGTTCTCGGAGAGTAATGTCCATTCTTCTTTTTCGAAAGAGATTGATCCTATATTCCCTTGTTTGAGTAGAATATTCGGATGATCTAAAAGTTTTTCTGCTAATGCAGGAGTATCCGTCCAAAAACCAGCAGGATAGAAAATACCTTTTGCATTTTCGGGAAATTTTTCTCCAAGTTCCGTTTTTAATTCCGCCAATTCATTGGATAAAAAATGCGCCTTAACACCTTCTTCCAATCTTTCCCAAGGAAGATCTTCTCCCGAGAGTTGTAATGTACCAGAGATTTGGTAAGAATCCTTAGGTAAAAGATCAGAATAGCGACGGATAGAATTTCCTAGACAACGAAGAGTCCATAAACTGGTTGGAGTTTCTCCTTTGGTAATATGAGGATGAGAAACTGCCATTGGAACAGAAGATGCACGTAACGCGTTATGATCATCCCAAACTTCTACCTGAATTCCTCTCCAAGCAAGTGCTCTTGCGATATTTGCTCCTGCAAGCCCAGCCCCGAGCACGGATACTTTTTCAGGAATTTTAGAAGAGTATGTTTTTCTTAAAAATGGGATCGGAT from the Leptospira saintgironsiae genome contains:
- the dinB gene encoding DNA polymerase IV: MIRKILHVDMDAFYASVEQRDNPSYQGKPIIVGGPPDSRGVVCAASYEARKFGVRSAMPCSQAARLCPSGIFVTPRFEAYRKVSSKIRQIFLEYTDLVEMLSLDEAFLDVTENKKNIPYASEVAKAIREKIFEETQLTASAGVSINKFLAKIATDQNKPNGMTIVRPEQIEKFIDSLDVSVFPGIGKVTLKKMHALGIKKGKDLKEKSLEMLGQNFGKSGRWFFAVCRGLDDRPVEPFRERKSLGAESTFAKDLENSSEIFRELSDIAEELERRLLQKSFPGKTITLKVKFSDFTQKTRSITEDYSYMDKNELYRIGSKLLEEFILESGKSIFPIRLLGLSLSHPESISKNSQTKIEDEEDLFPSLF
- a CDS encoding RecQ family ATP-dependent DNA helicase; protein product: MSANTGTVSSSIEDWKKILHTHFGFSQFRQGQWEAVQSLLGKKDVLAILPTGGGKSLIYQLPSFAESNSLTVVISPLIALMKDQVDGLKARGIQAAYCNSTQDDLEQVRVLSSAATGKIRILYISPERAVSRSFLNLLPKLPVSLMAVDEAHCVSQWGHDFRPEYRKLHTLRSYLQEGTPWVALTATATDRVKKDISDSLGLKLPLHVQGTYARENLKFSVVYPDSEREKENLLLEILEKGNFQKSVSGKVIIYCSTRAKVDEIYELLRKSGYKVGKYHAGRTDSSREKAQEGYSSGKTNILVATNAFGMGLDSPNVRLVLHYQVPSSLESYYQEAGRAGRDGKNSDCVLFFLPGDLSVQSFLLSKEANYKGGETLLSHVKSYVSSPDCRQKILCDYFGEEISNCGSCDTCADSASSHSARLAYTERERLKAEKKKEKESHIFDPDEIKSIEGLISEYPAKFGKKIIAGTLRGAKSKDILRRRLDKSEYYSSLKHVPEESILKLLEDWQKGKKLSIKGDKYPKIYLTAFGKPKASFDDPEKPRKKVPLSGDKLILNELKNFRDRIARRNKWKKFMVIQNPVLVRIVSQRPESLEDLMAIKGMGEAKVRQYGKEILAILEKF
- the mnmC gene encoding bifunctional tRNA (5-methylaminomethyl-2-thiouridine)(34)-methyltransferase MnmD/FAD-dependent 5-carboxymethylaminomethyl-2-thiouridine(34) oxidoreductase MnmC; protein product: MIDWKENGTPVSREFNDIYFSPENGLEETKHVFLKGNRLEERLSSPEIQHIFSILELGFGTGLNFFAAWQLWRNCKSKSNARILRFTSFEKYPLEKDDILKAISAFPELSELLELFLEKYKLLVPGCNTFLFEKENLILDLWIGDATQLLLETSGKFDTFFLDGFAPSKNPDLWGENISIQLKRLSNKNASFATFTVARSVKDCLSGAGFSLSKIPGYGRKREMLIGVYGSEPEPDTNPIPFLRKTYSSKIPEKVSVLGAGLAGANIARALAWRGIQVEVWDDHNALRASSVPMAVSHPHITKGETPTSLWTLRCLGNSIRRYSDLLPKDSYQISGTLQLSGEDLPWERLEEGVKAHFLSNELAELKTELGEKFPENAKGIFYPAGFWTDTPALAEKLLDHPNILLKQGNIGSISFEKEEWTLLSENKEILSKTEVLILANSFGIESLLQGLWKESPFSLRSVRGQLEILEDQNIESEKDPIYVGEKYLTPSKNGIRVNGSTFDEFELDPNPRTKDREEILEYSQKTFLGVHWKQINIRSDFVGIRSQTPDRFPILGPVHSPEPFRKIYSGMGLAKNRKKEFPFLEPQKNLFVFGGLGSRGVLTSLLGGEILAEILLNEPLSIENSLYSSLHPSRFLYRKIRNLD